One Pantoea trifolii DNA segment encodes these proteins:
- a CDS encoding ArsC family reductase, with translation MTAQWVMYGIKNCDTIKKARNYLASSGIDYCFHDYRVDGIDDALLQSFIDQLGYEALLNTRGTTWRKLPEAERDAVNDAASAKAVMLAQPAIIKRPVLAAPNGDLLVGFNDSLYSAFIQEKS, from the coding sequence ATGACAGCGCAGTGGGTGATGTACGGAATTAAAAATTGCGACACGATTAAAAAAGCACGCAACTATTTAGCGTCTTCCGGTATCGACTACTGTTTTCATGACTATCGCGTGGATGGCATTGATGACGCGTTGCTGCAATCGTTTATCGATCAGCTCGGTTATGAGGCGCTGCTCAACACGCGCGGTACCACGTGGCGCAAGCTGCCGGAAGCCGAACGCGATGCGGTAAACGATGCCGCCAGCGCCAAAGCGGTGATGCTGGCGCAACCTGCCATCATCAAGCGTCCGGTGTTAGCCGCACCGAATGGCGATCTGCTGGTCGGCTTCAACGATTCCCTTTATTCCGCCTTTATCCAGGAGAAGTCATAA
- the ypfJ gene encoding KPN_02809 family neutral zinc metallopeptidase, producing MRWQGRRESDNVEDRRNDSPGLGGGGGRQIRIPRGKGGLILLVVVAVAGYYGYDLTALLEGGGSVAPTSQQRQVNSAQSNEDAKFTSVILATTEDTWSKLFQQMNKQYVPPKLVMYRGATRTNCGTGQSAMGPFYCPADQTVYIDLSFYDDMKNKLGAGGDFAQGYVIAHEVGHHVQKLLGIEPKVRQMQQGASQAQANQLSVKMELQADCFAGVWGHYMQQQDILEVGDLQEALNAAEAIGDDRLQQKGQGRVVPDSFTHGTSQQRYTWLKRGFDSGDPGQCNTFASK from the coding sequence ATGCGCTGGCAAGGGCGTCGTGAGAGCGACAACGTAGAAGATCGACGCAATGATTCACCTGGCCTTGGCGGCGGCGGTGGACGACAAATTCGCATTCCACGCGGCAAAGGCGGCCTTATCTTGCTGGTGGTGGTCGCCGTTGCCGGCTATTACGGCTACGACCTCACCGCGCTGCTGGAAGGCGGCGGCAGCGTCGCGCCCACGTCGCAGCAGCGGCAGGTGAACAGCGCGCAGAGCAACGAAGATGCAAAATTCACCTCGGTAATTCTGGCCACCACCGAAGATACCTGGAGCAAGCTGTTCCAGCAGATGAACAAACAGTACGTGCCGCCGAAGCTGGTGATGTATCGCGGGGCGACGCGCACCAACTGCGGTACCGGCCAATCGGCGATGGGGCCGTTTTATTGTCCTGCCGACCAAACTGTTTATATCGATTTGTCATTCTACGATGATATGAAAAACAAACTCGGTGCCGGTGGCGACTTTGCGCAAGGCTATGTGATTGCGCATGAAGTCGGCCATCACGTACAAAAGCTGCTGGGCATTGAGCCTAAAGTGCGTCAGATGCAGCAGGGCGCGAGCCAGGCGCAGGCGAACCAACTGTCGGTGAAAATGGAGCTGCAGGCGGACTGCTTTGCGGGTGTTTGGGGCCATTACATGCAGCAGCAAGACATTCTCGAAGTGGGCGATTTGCAGGAAGCGCTTAACGCCGCTGAAGCGATTGGTGACGATCGTCTGCAGCAGAAAGGTCAGGGCCGCGTGGTACCGGACAGCTTCACGCATGGTACCTCTCAGCAGCGTTATACCTGGCTGAAACGCGGTTTCGATAGCGGCGATCCTGGCCAGTGCAACACCTTCGCTAGCAAGTGA
- the ypfH gene encoding esterase, whose amino-acid sequence MALRYVIVQQPSSAAQLFLLYHGINDNPDSMAQIGSWFAKAFPQALVVSVGAPYAGSMPQGRQWFADIPPHDRSEQQGVDAIMPEFVGSVRHWQQESGVRAEATALVGFSQGGIMVLEGIKAQPDLAGRAIVFSGRYATLPLRASTRNTIHLIHGDYDEQVPLQRAEEAKQRLMSLGGDVTLDVVEDLPHAINDRSMELALNHLRYTVPRRYFDEALSGARPGDDDVVMMM is encoded by the coding sequence ATGGCACTACGATATGTAATTGTTCAGCAACCCAGCAGTGCAGCACAGCTGTTCCTGCTGTATCACGGCATCAACGACAACCCGGATTCAATGGCGCAGATTGGCAGCTGGTTCGCGAAGGCGTTCCCGCAGGCGCTGGTGGTGTCGGTCGGCGCACCTTACGCGGGCAGCATGCCGCAAGGACGTCAGTGGTTTGCCGATATTCCGCCACACGATCGTTCGGAACAGCAGGGCGTGGATGCGATCATGCCTGAATTCGTGGGATCGGTGCGTCACTGGCAGCAGGAGAGCGGCGTGCGTGCCGAAGCAACGGCGCTGGTGGGTTTTTCACAGGGCGGCATCATGGTGCTGGAAGGCATAAAAGCGCAGCCGGATTTAGCCGGACGCGCGATTGTCTTCAGCGGTCGCTATGCCACGCTGCCGCTGCGGGCCAGCACGCGCAACACCATTCATCTGATTCACGGTGATTACGACGAACAGGTCCCGCTGCAACGGGCCGAAGAGGCGAAGCAACGTCTGATGTCCTTGGGCGGCGATGTCACGCTGGATGTGGTGGAAGATTTACCGCACGCGATTAACGATCGCAGCATGGAGCTGGCGCTAAATCATTTGCGTTATACCGTACCGCGTCGTTACTTCGATGAGGCGCTAAGCGGTGCCAGGCCGGGCGATGATGATGTGGTGATGATGATGTAG
- the acrD gene encoding multidrug efflux RND transporter permease AcrD has protein sequence MSNFFIDRPIFAWVLSILLCLCGTLAIISLPIEQYPDLAPPNVRITANYPGASAETLENTVTQVIEQNMTGIDNLMYMSSNSSNTGQAQITLTFTAGTNPDEARQQVQNQLQSALRKLPAAVQSQGVTVNKTGDSNILMIAFVSTDGSMDKQDISDYVASNIQDPLSRIDGVGQVDAYGSQYAMRIWLDPNKLIAYALTTEDVVSAIESQNAQVAVGQVGGLPSVDKQALNATVNAQSMLQTPEQFKAVTLKTNSDGSVVTLGDVADVAMGAEKYDFLSRYNGQAASGLGIKLASGANEMNTDKLVRARIAELSHYFPHGLEAKVAYETTPFVKASIKDVVKTLLEAILLVFLVMYLFLQNFRATLIPTIAVPVVLLGTFAVLYAFGYSINTLTMFAMVLAIGLLVDDAIVVVENVERIMSEEGLSPRAATRKSMGQIQGALVGIALVLSAVFVPMAFFGGTVGAIYRQFSITIVSAMVLSVLVAMILTPALCSTLLKPLEQGHHHGRRGFFGWFNRTFNASAERYERGVAKILRKGGRWLLLYLAIIGLMAFLFIRLPTSFLPLEDRGVFLTQVQLPAGATLEQTSNVVAKVENYYMTQEKDNVVSVFSTIGAGPGGNGQNVARLFVRLKDWEERPGSDRTSFAIIERATKAFHKINEARVIASSPPAITGMGSSSGFDMELQDHGGIGHTQLMAMRDKLLELADSNPALSRVRHNGLDDSPQLQIDVDQRKAQALGVSLDTINDTLTTAWGSTYVNDFLDRGRVKKVYVQAAAEFRMLPEDVNKWYVRNSSGGMVPFSAFATSHWQTGSPRLERYNGYSALEIVGEAANGVSSGTAMDVMEKLVGQLPLGVGFQWTGASYQERLSGSQAPALYAISLLVVFLCLAALYESWSIPFSVMLVVPLGVVGALVATWMRGLENDVYFQVGLLTVIGLSAKNAILIVEFANEINSKGRELMESTLEASRQRLRPILMTSLAFIFGVLPMAISSGAGSGSQHAVGTGVMGGMISATVLAIFFVPLFFVVVRRRFPLKEKPHD, from the coding sequence ATGTCGAATTTTTTTATCGACCGCCCCATTTTTGCCTGGGTTCTGTCTATTTTGCTCTGCCTGTGCGGCACGCTGGCAATCATCTCGCTGCCGATTGAGCAATATCCCGACCTCGCACCGCCCAACGTGCGTATTACCGCCAACTATCCCGGCGCATCCGCAGAAACACTGGAAAACACCGTCACACAAGTTATCGAACAAAACATGACCGGCATCGATAATTTGATGTACATGTCCTCCAACAGCAGCAACACCGGCCAGGCCCAAATCACCCTCACCTTTACCGCTGGCACCAATCCTGATGAAGCGCGCCAGCAGGTGCAAAACCAGCTGCAAAGTGCGCTGCGTAAACTGCCTGCAGCGGTACAGTCACAAGGCGTGACGGTGAATAAAACCGGTGATAGCAATATCCTGATGATTGCCTTCGTCTCCACCGACGGAAGTATGGACAAACAGGATATTTCAGATTATGTCGCCAGTAACATTCAGGATCCGCTCAGCCGTATCGATGGCGTCGGCCAGGTTGATGCTTACGGCTCGCAATATGCGATGCGCATCTGGCTCGATCCCAATAAGCTGATTGCCTACGCGCTGACCACCGAAGATGTGGTGAGCGCGATTGAATCACAGAACGCGCAGGTCGCGGTGGGTCAGGTCGGCGGATTGCCGTCGGTTGACAAGCAAGCGCTCAACGCCACGGTAAATGCGCAGTCGATGCTGCAAACGCCTGAGCAGTTCAAAGCGGTGACGCTGAAAACCAACAGCGACGGCTCGGTAGTGACGCTCGGCGATGTGGCGGATGTGGCGATGGGCGCGGAAAAATATGACTTCCTCAGCCGCTACAATGGTCAGGCGGCTTCGGGGCTCGGCATTAAGCTGGCTTCCGGTGCCAATGAGATGAACACCGACAAACTGGTGCGCGCGCGCATTGCTGAGCTGTCGCACTACTTCCCGCACGGGCTGGAGGCCAAAGTTGCCTATGAAACCACGCCGTTCGTGAAGGCCTCGATTAAAGACGTGGTGAAAACCCTGCTGGAAGCGATCCTGCTGGTGTTCCTGGTGATGTATCTGTTCCTGCAAAACTTCCGTGCCACGCTGATTCCAACCATCGCCGTGCCGGTGGTGCTGCTCGGCACCTTTGCGGTGCTCTATGCCTTTGGTTACAGCATCAACACCCTCACCATGTTCGCCATGGTGCTCGCCATCGGCTTGTTGGTGGATGACGCCATCGTAGTGGTGGAAAACGTCGAGCGCATCATGAGCGAAGAAGGTCTGTCGCCGCGCGCCGCCACGCGTAAATCGATGGGGCAGATTCAGGGCGCGCTGGTCGGTATTGCGCTGGTGCTGTCGGCGGTGTTTGTGCCGATGGCGTTCTTTGGCGGCACCGTCGGCGCCATCTATCGCCAGTTCTCGATCACTATCGTTTCGGCGATGGTGCTGTCGGTATTGGTGGCGATGATTCTGACGCCTGCGCTCTGTTCCACGCTGCTGAAACCGCTGGAGCAAGGTCATCATCACGGTCGTCGTGGCTTCTTCGGCTGGTTTAACCGCACCTTCAACGCCAGCGCGGAACGTTATGAGCGCGGCGTCGCCAAAATTCTGCGCAAAGGCGGTCGCTGGCTGCTGCTCTATCTCGCGATTATCGGCCTGATGGCGTTCCTGTTTATCCGTCTGCCCACCTCGTTCCTGCCGCTGGAAGATCGCGGCGTGTTCCTGACGCAGGTGCAATTACCTGCCGGTGCAACGCTGGAGCAAACCTCGAACGTGGTGGCGAAGGTCGAGAACTACTACATGACCCAGGAGAAAGACAATGTGGTCTCGGTGTTCTCCACCATCGGTGCGGGTCCCGGCGGTAACGGTCAGAACGTGGCGCGACTGTTTGTCCGCTTGAAAGATTGGGAAGAGCGTCCGGGCAGCGATCGCACCTCTTTCGCCATCATTGAGCGCGCAACCAAAGCCTTCCACAAGATCAACGAAGCGCGCGTTATCGCCAGCAGTCCACCCGCGATTACCGGCATGGGCAGTTCGTCGGGCTTCGATATGGAGCTGCAGGATCACGGTGGAATCGGCCACACGCAGTTGATGGCGATGCGTGACAAGTTACTGGAGCTGGCCGACAGTAATCCGGCGCTGTCGCGCGTGCGTCACAACGGCCTCGACGACAGCCCGCAGTTGCAGATTGATGTCGATCAGCGCAAAGCGCAGGCGCTGGGCGTGTCGCTGGATACCATTAATGACACCTTAACCACCGCGTGGGGCTCGACCTACGTCAATGACTTCCTCGATCGCGGCCGCGTGAAGAAAGTCTACGTGCAGGCAGCGGCAGAGTTCCGCATGCTGCCGGAAGACGTCAACAAGTGGTACGTGCGTAACAGCAGCGGCGGCATGGTGCCCTTCTCCGCCTTCGCCACCAGCCACTGGCAGACTGGTTCGCCGCGTCTGGAGCGTTACAACGGTTACTCCGCACTGGAGATTGTCGGTGAAGCGGCGAACGGCGTCAGTAGCGGTACAGCGATGGACGTGATGGAAAAACTGGTTGGGCAGCTGCCGCTCGGCGTCGGCTTCCAGTGGACCGGCGCATCCTATCAGGAACGCTTATCCGGTTCGCAGGCGCCCGCGCTGTATGCGATTTCGCTGCTGGTGGTGTTCCTGTGTCTGGCGGCGCTGTATGAGAGCTGGTCAATTCCGTTCTCGGTGATGCTGGTGGTTCCGCTCGGCGTCGTGGGTGCGCTGGTGGCAACCTGGATGCGCGGGCTGGAGAACGATGTCTATTTCCAGGTGGGCTTGCTTACGGTGATCGGCTTGTCGGCGAAGAATGCCATTTTGATTGTCGAGTTCGCCAATGAGATCAACAGCAAAGGGCGCGAACTGATGGAGTCGACGCTGGAAGCCTCACGTCAGCGCCTGCGCCCGATCCTGATGACTTCTCTGGCGTTTATCTTCGGCGTGCTGCCGATGGCGATCAGCAGCGGTGCGGGTTCCGGCAGCCAGCACGCGGTAGGTACCGGCGTAATGGGCGGGATGATTTCCGCTACCGTGCTGGCGATTTTCTTTGTGCCGTTGTTCTTTGTGGTGGTGCGCCGCCGTTTCCCACTGAAAGAGAAGCCGCACGATTAA
- a CDS encoding tRNA(Met) cytidine acetyltransferase TmcA — protein sequence MQRAGIRRLCVIAGDAEWAQQQAINRRAALSGDWLTVSDSADFPQAVAPGALRTLLGREFQHAIFDARNGFHAEAFAALAGTLRAGSWLLLLTPAWESWPNQTDADSLRWADVAEPIATPHFIHHLQSLMLQDAQVMLQRQHQAVRYPVETHLPDWRCRAPQQQAQILEQLEAMPHGVAVITAARGRGKSALAGMLAQRNQHCLVTAPAKVSTAVLAEFAGEYFSFMAPDAILAQENPPQAQWLIVDEAAAIPAPILQQLVQRFPRVLLITTVEGYEGTGRGFMLRFCATLPDVRLFQLDEPLRWSPNDPLEQWLSQALLFEDAQESNISGEIAIYPATPEHNLQALEAGYRLLASAHYRTSPLDLRRMLDAPGMRLWLAGEADQVTGALWLVEEGGLDQPLVDAVWAGYRRPRGNLVAQSLAAHAGFAQAATLRSQRISRIAVQASQRQRGIGKALVATARQQAQGCDYLSVSFGYTESLWHFWRACGFTLVRIGSQREASSGCYAAMAMLATSAAGEVLQQQAAQRLARDWPWLRDIIELPLTLASDASQQLNDDDWTFLAGFAWAQRPFEASYAALQRLVRQSPSPLLNAILLQKQTLTQAAQYAGLSGRKALINQLRSEAAAALIHLNPDAAQRLRSLQ from the coding sequence ATGCAGCGTGCAGGCATTCGCCGCCTTTGCGTTATAGCGGGTGATGCGGAGTGGGCGCAGCAGCAAGCCATTAATCGGCGCGCCGCGCTGTCCGGCGACTGGCTGACGGTGAGCGACAGCGCTGATTTCCCGCAGGCCGTCGCGCCCGGAGCTTTGCGTACCTTGCTAGGACGTGAATTCCAGCATGCAATATTCGATGCGCGCAACGGTTTTCACGCCGAAGCTTTTGCCGCGCTGGCCGGAACCCTGCGCGCGGGCAGCTGGTTGTTGCTGTTAACGCCTGCCTGGGAAAGCTGGCCCAACCAAACCGATGCCGACAGCCTGCGCTGGGCGGATGTCGCGGAGCCGATCGCCACGCCGCACTTTATCCACCATCTGCAATCTCTGATGCTGCAAGATGCGCAGGTGATGTTGCAACGTCAGCATCAAGCGGTGCGTTATCCCGTGGAAACGCATCTGCCCGACTGGCGCTGCCGGGCGCCGCAGCAGCAGGCGCAAATCCTCGAACAGCTTGAAGCGATGCCGCATGGCGTTGCGGTGATCACCGCCGCGCGCGGTCGAGGAAAATCCGCGTTGGCCGGCATGCTGGCGCAGCGCAATCAACACTGTTTAGTCACGGCGCCAGCCAAAGTCTCCACGGCGGTGCTGGCAGAGTTTGCCGGTGAGTATTTCAGTTTCATGGCGCCTGATGCCATCCTCGCGCAGGAAAATCCGCCTCAGGCGCAGTGGCTGATTGTCGATGAAGCTGCCGCCATTCCCGCGCCGATCCTGCAGCAACTGGTGCAACGTTTCCCGCGCGTGCTGCTTATTACCACCGTGGAAGGTTACGAAGGCACCGGACGCGGCTTTATGCTGCGCTTCTGCGCCACCTTGCCGGATGTGCGCCTCTTCCAGCTCGACGAGCCGTTGCGCTGGTCGCCAAACGATCCGCTGGAGCAGTGGCTCAGCCAGGCATTGCTGTTTGAAGATGCGCAGGAGAGCAATATAAGCGGTGAGATCGCGATTTATCCAGCCACACCAGAACACAATCTCCAGGCGCTTGAGGCGGGATATCGCCTGCTTGCCAGCGCGCACTATCGCACTTCGCCACTGGATTTGCGGCGCATGCTGGATGCGCCCGGCATGCGCTTATGGTTGGCAGGTGAAGCCGATCAGGTAACTGGCGCGCTGTGGTTGGTGGAAGAGGGCGGATTAGATCAGCCATTGGTCGATGCGGTGTGGGCCGGTTATCGCCGGCCGCGCGGCAATCTGGTGGCGCAATCGCTGGCGGCCCATGCCGGTTTCGCGCAGGCGGCGACGCTGCGCTCACAGCGCATTAGCCGAATCGCGGTGCAGGCGTCACAACGTCAGCGTGGGATTGGCAAAGCATTGGTGGCCACCGCACGTCAGCAGGCGCAGGGCTGTGATTATCTCTCCGTGAGTTTCGGCTACACCGAATCCTTGTGGCACTTCTGGCGCGCCTGCGGTTTTACGCTGGTGCGTATTGGCTCGCAGCGCGAAGCCAGCAGCGGCTGCTATGCCGCGATGGCGATGCTGGCAACATCTGCGGCAGGTGAAGTTCTACAACAGCAGGCAGCGCAGCGCCTGGCGCGGGATTGGCCGTGGCTGCGAGATATCATCGAACTGCCTCTAACGCTGGCAAGCGATGCCAGCCAGCAGCTCAACGACGATGACTGGACGTTCCTGGCCGGTTTTGCCTGGGCACAGCGCCCGTTTGAAGCCAGTTATGCGGCGCTACAGCGGCTGGTGCGCCAGTCTCCTTCACCGCTGTTGAATGCCATCCTGCTGCAAAAACAGACGCTAACCCAAGCCGCGCAATATGCCGGTCTCAGCGGGCGTAAAGCCTTGATTAACCAGCTGCGATCGGAAGCTGCCGCAGCACTGATTCACCTTAATCCCGATGCCGCGCAGCGGCTGCGTTCATTGCAATAA
- the dapE gene encoding succinyl-diaminopimelate desuccinylase, producing MFCPVIELAQQLIRRPSLSPDDAGCQALLIARLEAIGFSVEPMHIGDTLNFWATRGQGETLAFAGHTDVVPPGDANRWISPPFEPSIRDGMLFGRGAADMKGSLAAMVVAAERFVATNPQHKGRLAFLITSDEEASAVNGTVKVVERLMARNERMDYCLVGEPSSTEIVGDVVKNGRRGSMTANLTIHGVQGHVAYPHLADNPVHRAMPALNELVETVWDEGNEFFPPTSMQIANVQAGTGSNNVIPGEFFVQFNFRFSTQLTDQMIKDRVAELLNRHQLRYTLEWNVSGQPFLTSRGKLVDAVVNAVTHYNEIKPQLLTTGGTSDGRFIARMGAQVVELGPVNATIHKINECVKASDLQMLSRMYQRIMEQLIA from the coding sequence ATGTTCTGTCCGGTTATTGAGCTGGCTCAGCAGCTTATCCGTCGCCCGTCTCTCAGCCCGGATGATGCCGGTTGTCAGGCGCTGCTGATTGCGCGTCTGGAAGCCATCGGCTTCAGCGTTGAGCCGATGCACATTGGCGATACGCTGAACTTTTGGGCGACGCGCGGCCAGGGCGAAACGCTGGCGTTTGCCGGTCATACCGATGTGGTGCCGCCGGGCGATGCCAACCGCTGGATCAGCCCGCCGTTTGAACCGAGCATCCGCGATGGCATGCTGTTTGGTCGTGGCGCGGCAGATATGAAAGGCTCGCTGGCAGCGATGGTGGTGGCAGCGGAACGCTTTGTTGCCACTAATCCGCAGCATAAAGGTCGTCTGGCGTTTCTGATTACCTCCGATGAAGAAGCCAGCGCGGTTAACGGTACGGTGAAAGTGGTTGAACGCCTGATGGCGCGCAACGAGCGCATGGATTATTGCCTGGTCGGCGAACCGTCGAGCACCGAAATCGTGGGTGATGTGGTGAAGAATGGCCGTCGCGGCTCGATGACCGCGAATCTCACCATTCACGGCGTGCAGGGCCACGTGGCCTATCCGCATCTGGCGGATAATCCGGTGCATCGCGCCATGCCGGCGCTGAATGAGCTGGTGGAAACCGTGTGGGATGAAGGCAATGAATTCTTCCCGCCGACCAGCATGCAGATCGCTAACGTGCAGGCCGGCACCGGCAGCAACAACGTGATTCCTGGCGAATTCTTTGTGCAGTTTAACTTCCGTTTCAGCACCCAATTGACCGATCAGATGATTAAAGATCGCGTGGCGGAACTGCTCAATCGCCATCAGCTGCGCTACACGCTAGAGTGGAATGTTTCCGGTCAGCCGTTCCTGACCTCACGCGGTAAGCTGGTGGATGCCGTGGTAAACGCTGTGACGCACTATAATGAGATTAAGCCGCAGTTACTGACGACCGGCGGCACCTCTGATGGGCGCTTTATCGCGCGCATGGGTGCGCAGGTGGTGGAACTGGGCCCGGTGAACGCCACCATTCATAAGATCAATGAGTGCGTGAAAGCGTCAGATTTGCAGATGCTGAGCCGTATGTATCAGCGCATCATGGAACAGCTGATTGCCTAA
- the ypfM gene encoding protein YpfM: MVDTEMGNWKEFIEAMLRNK, encoded by the coding sequence ATGGTCGACACCGAAATGGGAAACTGGAAAGAATTCATCGAAGCGATGTTACGCAACAAGTAA
- the purC gene encoding phosphoribosylaminoimidazolesuccinocarboxamide synthase codes for MQKRAELYRGKAKTVYSTDNPDLLVLEFRNDTSAGDGARIEQFDRKGMVNNKFNHFIMTKLQEAGIPTQMEALLSDNEALVKKLEMVPVECVVRNRAAGSLVKRLGVEEGIVLNPPLFDLFLKDDAKHDPMVNESYCETFGWVSKANLARMQELTFKANGVLSKLFDDAGLILVDFKLEFGLFNGEVVLGDEFSPDGARLWDKNTMDKMDKDRFRQSLGGLIEAYEEVAHRLGVKLD; via the coding sequence ATGCAAAAGCGAGCTGAGTTGTATCGCGGTAAAGCGAAAACCGTATACAGCACCGATAATCCGGATCTGCTGGTACTTGAATTCCGCAACGATACGTCAGCAGGAGACGGTGCACGAATCGAGCAGTTTGATCGCAAAGGCATGGTAAACAACAAGTTTAACCATTTCATCATGACCAAATTGCAGGAAGCGGGCATTCCGACCCAGATGGAAGCGCTGCTGTCGGATAACGAAGCGCTGGTGAAAAAGCTGGAGATGGTGCCCGTGGAGTGCGTGGTACGCAACCGTGCGGCAGGATCGCTGGTAAAACGTCTGGGCGTGGAAGAGGGCATTGTGCTCAATCCACCGCTGTTTGATCTCTTCCTGAAAGATGACGCCAAACACGACCCGATGGTCAACGAATCCTACTGCGAAACCTTCGGCTGGGTGAGCAAAGCGAATCTGGCACGCATGCAAGAGCTGACCTTCAAAGCTAACGGAGTGCTGAGCAAACTGTTTGATGACGCAGGTTTGATCCTGGTCGACTTCAAGCTGGAGTTTGGTTTGTTCAACGGCGAAGTGGTGCTGGGCGATGAGTTCTCGCCAGATGGCGCACGTCTGTGGGACAAAAACACCATGGACAAAATGGACAAAGACCGTTTCCGTCAGAGCCTCGGCGGCCTGATTGAAGCGTACGAAGAAGTTGCACACCGTTTAGGTGTCAAGCTGGACTAA
- a CDS encoding YpfN family protein yields MEFFKEYWWILVILLMVGILMNVYKDLKRIDHKKFMDNKPTLPPHRDFNDKWDDEDDWPKKK; encoded by the coding sequence ATGGAATTCTTTAAAGAGTACTGGTGGATCCTGGTGATCCTGCTGATGGTTGGTATTTTGATGAATGTTTACAAAGACCTAAAACGTATCGATCATAAAAAATTCATGGATAACAAACCGACTTTGCCGCCACATCGTGATTTCAACGATAAATGGGATGACGAAGACGACTGGCCGAAAAAGAAATAA
- the bamC gene encoding outer membrane protein assembly factor BamC produces the protein MSYSVKRSTLATVVGLSTLMLLTACSNDQRYKRQVSGDESYLQAPELHDLKAPAGMILPLQNGDYDVPHSVAKGAVGKELDIRPPAQPLALLNGTRAQFTGNTGVLAVESSRGSIWSQVVGVIQSYKFPIAQRDDAGQQLTTDWVQWNRADEDNQYRGRYQISVQNQSYQQVLTVRLLELQQSGQAVTSPAQIQRYTGQMLNDISTGLDKVDSASQDAAANRATGQIDVQSGADDTGLPLLILRAPFNVTWQRLPAALKRVGMEINDDNRSQGSLKVTYKQPGSGVWDQIGAKDPELPNGDYKLQVGDLDNRSSLQFIDPKGHVLTQAQNDALVQVIQGALK, from the coding sequence ATGAGTTATTCAGTTAAGCGCTCGACGCTGGCAACGGTAGTGGGCCTTTCCACCCTGATGCTGCTAACAGCGTGTTCCAACGATCAGCGTTATAAGCGCCAGGTCAGCGGTGATGAATCTTACCTGCAGGCGCCTGAGCTGCATGATTTAAAAGCCCCAGCGGGCATGATTCTGCCGTTGCAGAATGGTGACTACGATGTTCCGCATAGCGTGGCGAAAGGCGCGGTTGGCAAAGAGCTGGATATTCGTCCGCCAGCCCAGCCGCTGGCGCTGCTGAATGGCACGCGTGCACAGTTCACCGGTAACACGGGCGTGCTGGCCGTGGAAAGCAGCCGCGGTTCTATCTGGTCGCAGGTTGTGGGTGTGATTCAGTCTTACAAGTTCCCGATTGCTCAACGTGATGATGCTGGCCAACAGCTGACTACCGATTGGGTGCAGTGGAACCGTGCTGACGAAGATAACCAGTATCGCGGTCGCTATCAGATTAGCGTACAGAATCAGAGCTATCAGCAAGTGCTGACCGTTCGTCTGCTGGAACTGCAGCAGTCTGGTCAGGCGGTGACGTCTCCGGCACAGATTCAACGCTATACCGGCCAGATGTTGAACGACATCAGCACCGGTTTGGATAAAGTGGATTCTGCCAGCCAGGATGCGGCGGCCAACCGTGCTACCGGACAGATTGATGTGCAGAGCGGCGCGGATGACACCGGTTTACCGCTGTTGATTCTGCGTGCACCGTTTAACGTCACCTGGCAGCGTTTGCCAGCGGCGCTGAAACGCGTGGGCATGGAAATCAATGATGACAACCGTTCGCAGGGCAGCCTGAAAGTGACCTACAAACAGCCGGGCAGCGGCGTGTGGGATCAGATCGGCGCCAAAGATCCAGAATTACCGAACGGCGATTACAAATTGCAGGTTGGCGATCTGGATAACCGCAGCAGTCTGCAGTTCATCGATCCGAAAGGTCACGTGCTAACCCAGGCGCAGAACGACGCGCTGGTGCAGGTGATTCAAGGCGCGCTGAAATAA